The Acinetobacter calcoaceticus sequence TTGTCATCCCAAAGTAATAATAAATAAGGTTCTAATCATGTGAACTATCGCTAATTAAACGTTTTCCTAAGCACACTGCTTCTACTTCGTCATAGCCAAGTTGTTCATAAAAATTCAGTACATTCAGATTATCTTTACGCACCAATAATTGAAGTTTTGGGCAACCCCGAGCAATTAGTCGCTTTTCAAGCTGCTGAACGAGCGCTGTAGCTATTCCTAAGCGTTGTTGGTGGGGGTGAACAGCCAAATAATTAATCCAGCCTCTATGGCCGTCGTAGCCGCCCATAAGTGTGCCAATAAGTTGCTCATCTTTAATAGCAACCAGAAATAAATCATCTTGTTGTGAGACTTTTCTGAAAATATCGGTTTCAGGATTATTCCAAGGACGAGTCAGGCCGCAGCTTTCCCATAAAATAACGACATCTTCCAGATCCGCATTTGTAAATTGACGAATAATAAACATATGGATTTCTACTTTTTGTTTTGATGTGCTGAAAAGATAAAATAAAAATTCGAGCTTGAGCAGTGTTTATTAATAATTTAAACAAATAAAAAAGCACCCCCGTAGGAGTGCTTGAATTCAATCAGTTATTTAAGCTGATTTTGCAATTGGTGTTGCTTGAAGCATTTGGCCTGTCTCTTCAAAGTTTGCATGCCAAGACAATGCCTCACGAAGTAAATGAGGCGTATGTCCACCTTTAGCACATGCACGATCAAAGTAGTCATTTAATGCATCCCGGTAAAGTGGGTGCACACAGTTGTCGATAACAACGCGAGCACGTTCACGAGGTGCTAAACCACGTAAATCAGCTAAACCTTGCTCTGTCACTAAAATATCAACATCATGTTCACTGTGGTCAACGTGACTCACCATTGGCACGATAGAAGAGATATCGCCGCCTTTAGCAATTGATTTAGTCACAAAGATCGCCAAGTGAGCGTTACGAGCGAAGTCACCTGAACCACCAATACCGTTCATCATTTTCGTACCACACACGTGAGTCGAGTTCACGTTACCGTAAATATCAAACTCAAGGGCAGTGTTAATGCCGATAATACCTAAACGGCGAACCAGTTCAGGGTGGTTAGAAATTTCTTGTGGACGAAGTACTAATTTGTCTTTGTAAGCTTCAATATTGCCAAAAACTTTCTCGCCGCATTTTGCAGAAAGCGTAATTGAGCTACCAGAAGCAAATTTCATTTTACCTGCATCAATGAGTTCAAAAGTACAGTCTTGTAATACTTCTGAGTACATGATGAGGTCTTCAAAGTCAGAATCTTTTAAGCCAGTTAATACGGCATTGGCAATAGAGCCGATACCTGCTTGTAATGGGCCAAGGCTTTTCGGTAAGCGACCTTCTGCAACTTCTTTATTAAAGAACGCGATCAGGTGGTTTGCAATGCCTTGAGTTTCATCATCTGGCGGAGTTACCGTTGATGGTGAGTCATGCGTATCGTTAAATACAATACCAACAATCTTTGCAGGATCGATTTGGATTGCTGATGTACCAATACGCTCATCCACTTTTGTTAATGGAATTGGAGTACGTGTTGGACGATAAGTTGGAATGTAGATGTCGTGCAAACCTTCAAAGCTTTCGCTTAAAGATGTGTTGATTTCAACAATAACTTTCTCGGCAAAAATAGCGAAGCTCGCAGAGTTACCTACAGAAGTCGTTGGAATAATGCCGCCATCTTCAGTAATTGCAATTGCTTCAATCACTGCAACATCAGGACGTTTAAGTTGTTGGTTACGCATTTGCTCAACAGTTTCAGACAAATGTTGGTCAATAAACATAACTTCGCCATTGTTAATGGCACGACGTAAGGTATTGTCCACTTGGAATGGCATACGACGAGATAAAACACCTGCTTCCGTGAGTTGTTTGTCTAAGTCGTTACCTAAGCTGGCACCCGTAATTAACGTGATTTTTAACGGATTTTTCTTTGCAAGTTCTACAAGTGCTTGTGGAACAGCTTTAGCTTCACCAGCACGAGTAAAACCACTCATACCTACGGTCATTCCATCTTCGATGAATTGTGCAGCTTGTTCAGCACTGATGACCTTGTCATGAAGAGAAGCTAGGCGAATACGACTTAAAGACATTGGACATCCTCAGAATTGTCAAAACATAGGGGATTTTAGCTATGAAAAATTGAAAAGTGCATAGGTGTTAGGCTAAGGTCTAATTTTGTAAATAAATGGTGGTATAAAATATATTTATAGTTTTTATTTTATTGATTTTTAATTATTTTATTTGTCTTTAAAATGAGGCTTCCAATAACTAACTGGTGAAATTAAAAGCGCTCACTCAAAGTTTGTTTTATTTTTTCTAATGGGTTGATCGAGCTGTTTTCTTCAGTGCTTGGTTTCGGGATGGGTAAAGTAATAATCACTTCTAAACCACCTTGTTCACGGTTATGAATATGAATTTCACCGTGGTGAATATCGACAATACGTTTGACAATGGCCAGTCCAAGTCCACTACCTTGGATTGTTCTTGCTGAATCTCCGCGGACAAACGGTTGCATTAACTCTTCAACCTGATCTGCTGGAATACCTTCACCATGATCGGCAACCGTAATTAAAATATGTTCATTTTCAAGTTTTGCACTGAGTTCTATTGGTTCAGCGCCATAGCGCTTTGCATTGTTAATTAGATTGGCAATCAGTCGTTTTAGAGAAAGGCTGCGTGCAGGAATAATCGGGACATCCTGCATTTCGAATTGAATGTCTAAAGGTTTGAACTGAACAACAAGTTCTTGCAAAAGCATATTGATATTGGTGTCTTTCAACTCTTCATCTGAGCCATCACGCATATAAGATATGAACTGATTAAGAATTGCGTCCATATCATCTACGTCATAGACCAGACCTTCACGTAAAAACTCATCAGGTAACATTTCCGCCGTTAAGCGAATACGTGTAAGAGGAGTTCTTAGATCATGTGAAATGCCGGCCAGCATAATACGTCGTTCACGCTCAGTTTGGTCAAGCGTATAAACCATGCGGTTAAAGGCTTGGTTCACCTGACGAATTTCTAAGGGACCGTGATTGGTATCTAAGTAAGGTGCTGTTCCAGCTTTACTATATTCATTGGCAGCATTTTGCAAACGACGTAAAGGGCGGTTCATCTGCCTAACTAAAATCAGAATAATAATAGCTGAAAGTAATGGAACACCAACGATCCAACCAATTAATAGCTCAGGGCTATAATTGGCATAGGTTTTTAAAGGCTCGCGGACCCAATTCCCGTGCATTTCAGGTGTTTGAATCCAGATACGTGGACTAGGTTTAAACTGGAAGTAAACCGTAACATCCTTAGCCCCAATCTCATTTGCCAGTTTTTGTTCGATCTGATTGGTAAAAAACTCGGCAATAACTTTCTCGCGGACACTTGGATATTCTTTAGGGTTGGTAACATATTCAATACCAACACGATTGCGTAACCACGCATCAACATCAACTTCATTTTCGCGATGAAAAATCCGTATATCTGGATTGTTGACGAGCTCAAGTTCAACTGCAAGATAACGAGCATGTTGTTGAATTTCAGGTAAATAAAGAGTGCGCCAAAAGAACCATAACGACATAAATAAGCTAAAAAATACCACCAGCAGTACCAAAATAGTGGTACGCATGGCAGCAGAACGTGGCTTAATTTTGTCGAGAAAACGTTCCCACCGAGTTCGTTTCCGTTCAGAGTAGGTGGTGTAGTCAGTAAAGTTTTGTGGCGCGATTGGTTCTAAACTCACTCTATCTTATCTCAAGCTTATTCCGCACCATCTGGAACAAATACATAACCCACGCCCCATACCGTTTGGATATAACGTGCACGTGCAGGATTATCTTCAATTAAACGACGTAGGCGAGATACTTGAACGTCAATTGAACGTTCCATTGCACCCCATTCACGGCCACGAGCCAAATTCATAAGTTTGTCGCGCGTTAATGGTTCACGTGGGTGTTGTACCAATGCTTTTAATACTGCAAATTCGCCAGTCGTTAAGGTAACGATTTGACCTTCACGTGTCAGTGTGCGTGTAGACAAGTCTAAAGACCATGGACCAAAGCTCACAACTTCAACTTGTTGGCTTGGAGCACCAGGAACTTCACGAACTTGGCGACGCAATACAGCACGAATACGAGCTAAAAGTTCATTTGGATTAAATGGTTTTGGCAAGTAATCATCTGCACCAGCTTCAAGACCTGCAATACGGTCTGAATCGCTACCACGTGCTGTTAACATGATAATAGGTGTATCAATATTTGATTGGCGTAAACGACGGCAAATACTTAAGCCATCTTCAACTGGCAACATAAAGTCGAGTACGATAAGTGAAAATAACTCACGCTGTAATAAACGGTCCATTTGCGAAGCATCGTGGGCGGTTTTTACAACAAAGCCTTTATCTTCCAAAAAACGTTGCAAGAGGGTACGTAAACGCACATCGTCATCGACCACTAAAATACGTTCGACACGATCCGTTTCGTTGTGTACGGTTTCAGGATGTTCAGCAGGTACAACTAAACTCATGATGTACTCCCTTTTAAAGTCATAATTTATATATTATTGGGTCGGTGAGGCTTATTGCCAGCAAGCCCTCAGTATAATGCTGATGTTCTCGTTAAGACTATGTATCAATTTGCTCAAAATTACAATTTTCAAGGTGGTTTGAAACCAAAAAACAACATCTTAAGCCCATAATTTAGCAAAGACTGATCTAAAAAAACAAATACTTAAATATTTGATAATTTTTTAAACATTAAATGTTAATAACTAATTGTTTCAAATAGTTTATTTTAGGTAGATGAACTCGGTTGTTATAGCGCTTTTAATTGTTGTAGTAGGCAAGTAGCTGGGTTTGATAAAAGATGAGACGAATAAAATATTGTTGCAACTCTATCTTTTTAACTTTTCAGGAGTGTATCAATATGATCATTTTCTCATAAATTATAATAAAATTTTTACACCTTCATGACATAAGTTGCGCGTTTGTAATTTTATAAAGAGTAACGGCAGAAGGCAGCTTTGAAATTTTTAGACTTAAATACCTGTTTTTATGTGCTCTAGTTGCTCTAAAA is a genomic window containing:
- a CDS encoding GNAT family acetyltransferase; amino-acid sequence: MFIIRQFTNADLEDVVILWESCGLTRPWNNPETDIFRKVSQQDDLFLVAIKDEQLIGTLMGGYDGHRGWINYLAVHPHQQRLGIATALVQQLEKRLIARGCPKLQLLVRKDNLNVLNFYEQLGYDEVEAVCLGKRLISDSSHD
- a CDS encoding acetyl-CoA hydrolase/transferase family protein; this encodes MSLSRIRLASLHDKVISAEQAAQFIEDGMTVGMSGFTRAGEAKAVPQALVELAKKNPLKITLITGASLGNDLDKQLTEAGVLSRRMPFQVDNTLRRAINNGEVMFIDQHLSETVEQMRNQQLKRPDVAVIEAIAITEDGGIIPTTSVGNSASFAIFAEKVIVEINTSLSESFEGLHDIYIPTYRPTRTPIPLTKVDERIGTSAIQIDPAKIVGIVFNDTHDSPSTVTPPDDETQGIANHLIAFFNKEVAEGRLPKSLGPLQAGIGSIANAVLTGLKDSDFEDLIMYSEVLQDCTFELIDAGKMKFASGSSITLSAKCGEKVFGNIEAYKDKLVLRPQEISNHPELVRRLGIIGINTALEFDIYGNVNSTHVCGTKMMNGIGGSGDFARNAHLAIFVTKSIAKGGDISSIVPMVSHVDHSEHDVDILVTEQGLADLRGLAPRERARVVIDNCVHPLYRDALNDYFDRACAKGGHTPHLLREALSWHANFEETGQMLQATPIAKSA
- a CDS encoding ATP-binding protein — protein: MSLEPIAPQNFTDYTTYSERKRTRWERFLDKIKPRSAAMRTTILVLLVVFFSLFMSLWFFWRTLYLPEIQQHARYLAVELELVNNPDIRIFHRENEVDVDAWLRNRVGIEYVTNPKEYPSVREKVIAEFFTNQIEQKLANEIGAKDVTVYFQFKPSPRIWIQTPEMHGNWVREPLKTYANYSPELLIGWIVGVPLLSAIIILILVRQMNRPLRRLQNAANEYSKAGTAPYLDTNHGPLEIRQVNQAFNRMVYTLDQTERERRIMLAGISHDLRTPLTRIRLTAEMLPDEFLREGLVYDVDDMDAILNQFISYMRDGSDEELKDTNINMLLQELVVQFKPLDIQFEMQDVPIIPARSLSLKRLIANLINNAKRYGAEPIELSAKLENEHILITVADHGEGIPADQVEELMQPFVRGDSARTIQGSGLGLAIVKRIVDIHHGEIHIHNREQGGLEVIITLPIPKPSTEENSSINPLEKIKQTLSERF
- the ompR gene encoding two-component system response regulator OmpR — its product is MSLVVPAEHPETVHNETDRVERILVVDDDVRLRTLLQRFLEDKGFVVKTAHDASQMDRLLQRELFSLIVLDFMLPVEDGLSICRRLRQSNIDTPIIMLTARGSDSDRIAGLEAGADDYLPKPFNPNELLARIRAVLRRQVREVPGAPSQQVEVVSFGPWSLDLSTRTLTREGQIVTLTTGEFAVLKALVQHPREPLTRDKLMNLARGREWGAMERSIDVQVSRLRRLIEDNPARARYIQTVWGVGYVFVPDGAE